One region of Niallia sp. Man26 genomic DNA includes:
- a CDS encoding aldose epimerase family protein encodes MNITVEAYGKIGDKAVDQYKLTNDNGMDVTCINYGCIITSIVTPDKNGSFENIVLGYDSLQEYEQDSYFLGAVVGRIAGRIKGAGFELDGKQYTLAKNDGANHLHGGVKGYNRVVWQAEPIEEDGAVGVKFTHTSPDGDEGYPGELRLTVSYLLNNDNELSITYAGTADQKTIVNLTNHSYFNLSGNLKRDVLNHKLTIAADRFLELDGELIPTGVLANVEDTVFDFREGRLIASGAESRDEQISLAGGGYDHPFLLNKEKTDEILLTEEESGRTLTISTDEAGVVLYTGNQIDESSRFFEVPAKRYHGLCLETQGLPDAINQPEFPTWVMEADEEFKRKTTYTFGTL; translated from the coding sequence ATGAACATAACAGTAGAAGCATATGGGAAAATCGGCGATAAAGCCGTAGATCAATACAAACTGACGAATGATAACGGAATGGATGTTACGTGTATCAACTACGGCTGCATTATTACAAGCATAGTAACACCAGACAAAAATGGCAGCTTTGAAAATATTGTTCTTGGATACGATTCACTTCAAGAATACGAGCAGGATTCCTACTTTTTAGGAGCGGTTGTCGGCAGGATAGCAGGCAGAATTAAAGGAGCTGGTTTTGAACTGGATGGCAAGCAGTATACACTTGCCAAAAATGACGGAGCAAACCATCTGCACGGAGGAGTAAAGGGCTATAACAGAGTCGTTTGGCAAGCGGAGCCAATAGAAGAGGACGGGGCAGTTGGCGTTAAGTTTACTCATACAAGTCCTGATGGTGACGAAGGCTATCCAGGTGAGCTGAGGCTAACAGTATCCTACTTGCTCAATAATGATAACGAATTAAGCATTACTTACGCAGGTACAGCAGATCAAAAAACAATCGTCAATTTAACAAACCACTCTTACTTCAATTTAAGCGGAAATCTTAAAAGAGATGTCCTAAACCATAAGCTGACAATAGCTGCTGACCGTTTTCTGGAATTGGATGGAGAACTGATTCCCACAGGTGTCCTAGCAAACGTGGAAGATACAGTTTTTGACTTTAGGGAAGGACGACTTATTGCGTCTGGTGCTGAATCAAGAGATGAACAAATATCACTTGCAGGTGGCGGCTATGATCATCCATTCCTTTTGAATAAAGAGAAGACGGACGAAATTCTGTTAACGGAAGAAGAGTCAGGCAGAACTTTGACAATCAGTACAGATGAAGCTGGTGTTGTGTTATATACTGGCAATCAAATTGACGAGTCCAGCAGATTTTTTGAAGTTCCGGCAAAACGATACCATGGACTTTGCCTAGAAACACAAGGACTTCCAGATGCAATCAATCAACCTGAATTTCCGACATGGGTAATGGAGGCAGACGAGGAATTTAAAAGAAAAACAACTTACACTTTTGGAACATTATAA
- a CDS encoding sn-glycerol-1-phosphate dehydrogenase: MENFVAEIHDLFKTCSCGNHHNDIPIETIMAENGALNKVASFLAEKSFGSPKIVADSNTMTAAGDKLTELLNSAGLAVTSCEVTPDENGDVVADEKALVQVLLETGRNSDCMIAVGSGTIHDITRFCSATLNIPFISIPTAPSVDGFTSLGAPLIVRGVKKTFQMTSPIAVFADIDVLKKAPKEMIAAGVGDMIAKYTSLADWKFERYAADVPYCELSAELTQLALDECVANIEKIAKAEDEGITILIESLIKSGIAMLVFGQSHPASGGEHHLSHYWEMDLLKNNRPQVLHGAKVGVTTILLSSIYKSEFLNELDNILENGEIQEKHGKVLANLRENKDKVKEILEAIPDPESTKRLIENLGGPVLPNELGISESLVHDSLKHAHHLRDRYTVLKFLNVVLQTEYDFAAKA; the protein is encoded by the coding sequence ATGGAAAATTTTGTTGCCGAAATTCATGATCTATTTAAAACATGCAGCTGCGGAAATCATCATAATGACATACCGATTGAAACAATTATGGCAGAGAACGGAGCTCTGAACAAAGTAGCTTCCTTCCTGGCTGAAAAGTCTTTTGGCAGTCCGAAAATCGTTGCTGACAGCAATACGATGACTGCGGCGGGAGATAAATTGACAGAGCTGCTTAACTCAGCAGGTTTAGCGGTAACATCCTGTGAAGTAACTCCAGATGAGAACGGAGATGTAGTAGCAGATGAAAAGGCACTTGTTCAAGTGCTGCTTGAAACAGGGAGAAACAGCGATTGTATGATAGCAGTCGGTTCAGGGACAATTCATGATATTACCCGCTTTTGCAGCGCTACATTAAATATACCATTCATTTCTATACCTACTGCACCTTCCGTTGATGGATTTACTTCACTGGGAGCGCCGCTCATTGTTAGGGGTGTGAAGAAAACATTTCAAATGACATCACCTATAGCAGTATTTGCTGATATTGATGTCTTAAAAAAGGCACCGAAAGAGATGATTGCAGCAGGTGTCGGCGATATGATTGCCAAGTACACGTCTCTAGCTGATTGGAAGTTTGAGCGTTATGCAGCGGATGTTCCTTATTGTGAGCTTTCTGCTGAATTAACTCAGCTCGCATTGGATGAATGTGTTGCCAATATCGAAAAAATAGCGAAAGCAGAGGACGAAGGCATCACCATCTTAATAGAAAGTCTTATCAAGTCAGGCATCGCCATGCTTGTCTTCGGGCAATCACATCCAGCTTCAGGAGGAGAACATCATTTATCTCATTATTGGGAAATGGACCTTTTGAAAAACAATCGTCCCCAAGTCCTGCATGGAGCGAAGGTTGGCGTTACTACTATATTGTTAAGCTCCATATATAAGAGTGAGTTTCTTAATGAACTGGACAATATATTAGAGAATGGCGAAATACAAGAAAAGCATGGTAAAGTGTTGGCTAATTTAAGAGAGAATAAAGACAAAGTGAAAGAAATACTTGAAGCGATACCTGATCCTGAAAGCACTAAAAGGCTGATTGAAAATTTAGGTGGGCCAGTTTTGCCAAATGAACTAGGCATCTCGGAGTCATTAGTGCACGACAGTCTAAAACATGCCCACCATCTTAGAGACCGTTACACAGTCTTGAAGTTTTTGAATGTAGTGTTACAAACAGAGTATGATTTTGCGGCAAAAGCATAA
- the iolA gene encoding methylmalonate-semialdehyde dehydrogenase, whose translation MSTVTAEKLKNYINGEWVESNTSVYEEVFNPATKEVIGRVPISTKEDIEQATEAAKAAFEKWKNVAVPRRARILFNYQQLLMKNKEELARLITIENGKNLTEALGEVQRGIENVEFAAGAPTLMMGDSLASIATDVEATNYRYPIGVVGGIAPFNFPMMVPCWMFPMAIALGNTFILKPSERTPLLTRRLVELFTEAGLPKGVFNVVYGAHDVVNGILEHPEIKAISFVGSKPVGEYVYKKGSENLKRVQALTGAKNHTIVLNDANLEETVTNVVSAAFGSAGERCMACAVVTVEEGIADEFMAALKAKTSSIKIGNGLEDGVFLGPVIREENKQKTLGYIEKGISEGANLIADGRQNAPEEGYFVGPTIFDNVTTDMTIWKEEIFAPVLSVIRVKNLKEAVEIANQSEFANGACLFTSNASAIRYFRENIDAGMLGINLGVPAPMAFFPFSGWKSSFYGTLHANGKDSVDFYTRKKVVTARYLAPTFD comes from the coding sequence ATGTCTACAGTTACAGCAGAAAAACTGAAAAACTATATTAATGGTGAGTGGGTTGAAAGCAATACTTCTGTTTACGAAGAGGTATTTAACCCTGCTACAAAAGAAGTCATCGGTCGTGTTCCTATTTCCACTAAGGAAGATATTGAGCAGGCAACAGAAGCTGCAAAGGCAGCATTTGAAAAATGGAAGAATGTCGCGGTGCCAAGAAGAGCTAGAATATTATTCAACTATCAGCAGCTGCTTATGAAAAATAAAGAAGAGCTGGCAAGGCTGATTACAATTGAAAATGGAAAAAACTTAACAGAGGCTTTGGGAGAAGTACAAAGAGGAATTGAGAATGTAGAATTTGCAGCAGGTGCACCAACATTAATGATGGGTGACTCACTTGCTTCCATTGCAACAGATGTTGAAGCGACAAACTATCGTTACCCAATCGGTGTAGTCGGCGGAATTGCACCATTCAACTTTCCAATGATGGTGCCATGCTGGATGTTCCCAATGGCAATTGCTCTTGGCAATACTTTCATCTTAAAGCCATCTGAGAGAACACCGCTGTTAACAAGAAGATTAGTAGAGTTGTTCACAGAAGCAGGATTACCTAAAGGGGTATTCAATGTAGTTTATGGAGCACATGATGTTGTAAACGGCATCTTGGAGCATCCTGAAATTAAAGCAATCTCTTTCGTCGGCTCAAAGCCGGTTGGTGAGTATGTTTATAAAAAAGGTTCAGAGAACTTAAAGCGTGTTCAAGCACTGACAGGTGCAAAAAACCATACAATCGTCCTGAATGATGCTAACTTGGAAGAAACAGTCACTAATGTTGTTTCAGCTGCATTCGGTTCAGCTGGTGAACGCTGCATGGCATGTGCTGTCGTTACAGTAGAAGAAGGCATTGCAGATGAGTTTATGGCTGCATTAAAAGCGAAAACAAGCAGCATCAAAATTGGAAACGGCTTGGAAGACGGTGTGTTCTTAGGTCCTGTTATCAGAGAGGAAAATAAACAAAAAACATTAGGTTATATCGAAAAAGGTATTTCCGAAGGCGCAAACTTGATTGCAGACGGTCGACAAAATGCTCCAGAAGAAGGATATTTCGTTGGACCAACAATCTTTGATAATGTCACAACAGATATGACAATCTGGAAAGAAGAAATATTTGCTCCTGTATTGTCCGTCATCCGTGTGAAAAACTTAAAAGAAGCGGTCGAGATTGCGAACCAGTCAGAATTCGCAAACGGTGCATGCCTATTTACATCCAATGCATCTGCCATTCGCTACTTCAGAGAAAATATTGATGCAGGTATGCTTGGCATTAACCTGGGAGTACCAGCTCCGATGGCATTCTTCCCATTCTCAGGCTGGAAGTCTTCTTTCTACGGTACACTTCATGCAAACGGCAAGGATAGTGTAGATTTCTATACTCGCAAAAAAGTAGTTACAGCAAGATATTTGGCACCGACTTTTGATTGA
- the iolB gene encoding 5-deoxy-glucuronate isomerase: MSQLLRKFQHTEAIDGVKVIHNVTQENSPLKYVGFKLIELSQNAQYKETLGLEECCIVAVTGKITVSDGTAVFENIGTRDSVFERIPTDSVYVSNGNEFTISANSRNARVALCYSPSDEAKPTKLIKAEENSVEHRGKFNNQRLVHNILPDSHPAANSLLVVEVITETANWSSYPPHKHDQDNLPEESFLEETYYHEIDPRQGFLFQRVYTDDRSLDETMAVEDGDVVIVPKGYHPVGVPDGYTSYYLNVMAGPTRIWKFNNDKDHEWILNR, from the coding sequence ATGAGTCAACTGCTGCGAAAATTTCAGCATACGGAAGCAATCGATGGTGTAAAAGTTATTCATAATGTTACGCAAGAAAACTCCCCGCTAAAATATGTTGGTTTTAAATTAATTGAATTATCCCAAAATGCTCAATACAAAGAGACGCTCGGTTTAGAAGAATGCTGCATTGTTGCTGTAACAGGAAAAATTACTGTCAGTGACGGCACAGCTGTATTTGAGAATATCGGCACTCGAGACAGCGTGTTTGAACGGATTCCAACAGACAGTGTCTATGTTTCTAATGGGAATGAATTCACAATCTCTGCAAACAGCAGAAATGCTAGAGTAGCCCTATGTTATTCCCCTTCTGATGAGGCAAAGCCAACGAAGTTGATTAAAGCAGAAGAAAACAGTGTAGAGCATAGAGGGAAATTTAATAACCAGCGCCTTGTCCATAATATCCTTCCCGATTCGCATCCTGCAGCCAACAGCCTTCTCGTTGTTGAGGTCATCACAGAAACTGCGAATTGGTCAAGCTATCCGCCCCACAAACATGACCAGGATAATTTGCCAGAGGAATCATTTTTGGAAGAAACATACTACCATGAAATCGATCCAAGACAAGGATTCCTGTTTCAACGCGTATACACTGATGACCGATCATTAGATGAGACGATGGCAGTTGAAGATGGTGATGTAGTAATTGTGCCTAAAGGTTATCATCCTGTTGGTGTGCCGGATGGATATACATCTTACTATTTAAATGTCATGGCAGGACCGACAAGAATTTGGAAATTCAATAATGATAAAGACCATGAATGGATTTTAAACCGCTAA
- the iolC gene encoding 5-dehydro-2-deoxygluconokinase — protein sequence MKYEFNSDKEFDLIAIGRACIDLNAVEYNRPMEETMTFSKYVGGSPANIAIGSSKLGLKAGFIGKIADDQHGRFIKSYMQGVGIDVSNIVTDTEGHKTGLAFTEIKSPDECSILMYRDDVADLYLEPSEVNEEYIKRAKLLLVSGTALAASPSREAVIKAVQLAKKNGVKVAFELDYRPYTWKSQEETAVYYSLIAEQAEIIIGTRDEYDVMENRKDGRNHETVQHLFGQSAELIVIKHGVDGSYAYVKSGDVFRAQAYKTNVLKTFGAGDSYASAFLYALISGKEIGEALKYGSASASIVVSKHSSSEAMPQVEEIEELIAKNEKIEASR from the coding sequence ATGAAATATGAATTCAATTCAGATAAAGAGTTTGACTTAATAGCAATCGGCAGAGCCTGCATCGACTTAAATGCAGTGGAATATAACCGTCCAATGGAAGAGACGATGACATTTTCCAAGTATGTAGGAGGATCACCGGCAAATATAGCAATTGGCAGCAGCAAACTAGGCTTAAAAGCTGGCTTTATCGGAAAAATTGCTGATGATCAGCATGGCCGCTTTATCAAGAGCTATATGCAAGGTGTTGGCATAGATGTTTCTAACATAGTGACAGACACAGAGGGACATAAGACAGGCCTTGCCTTTACAGAAATCAAAAGTCCTGATGAATGCAGTATCCTCATGTACCGTGATGATGTAGCAGATTTATATCTTGAGCCTTCTGAAGTAAACGAAGAATATATCAAAAGAGCAAAGCTGCTGCTTGTATCTGGAACAGCTCTAGCTGCAAGTCCTTCTAGAGAAGCTGTAATTAAAGCAGTCCAACTAGCTAAGAAGAATGGCGTTAAGGTAGCGTTCGAACTAGATTATCGTCCATATACATGGAAATCACAGGAAGAAACAGCTGTTTATTATTCTCTTATTGCAGAGCAAGCGGAAATTATTATTGGTACACGTGATGAGTATGATGTGATGGAAAACAGGAAAGATGGCCGTAATCATGAAACAGTGCAGCATCTTTTTGGCCAAAGTGCTGAATTAATTGTCATTAAGCATGGTGTTGACGGATCATACGCTTATGTGAAATCAGGTGATGTCTTCAGAGCGCAAGCGTATAAGACGAATGTATTAAAAACCTTTGGAGCTGGAGATTCCTATGCATCTGCCTTCTTGTATGCATTAATTTCCGGCAAGGAGATCGGCGAAGCTCTGAAATACGGAAGTGCGTCCGCTTCTATTGTAGTAAGCAAGCACAGTTCATCTGAGGCGATGCCGCAAGTGGAAGAAATTGAGGAACTGATTGCGAAAAATGAAAAGATTGAAGCATCAAGATAG